A stretch of DNA from Vicingaceae bacterium:
TTTATCCAAGAAAAAAAACTTTTACGCCACAAGGCATCCAGGGCCATGGAAAAAGGTATCAACACTGAAGCAAAACCCAAAAATAACATGGGGGGATGTATGGTCATCCAGTAGTTCTGCAACAAAGGATTAAGTCCACGTGGCTCGATCATTTGCAAGTAATTGGGATTTTGAGTAAAAGGTAAATTGACAAAATCCTTGTATTCTCTGAGTAATATAAAAGGATTGCTACCTATCTCCACAGGTCCGATGGATATCCCTAACAACATAGACAATAAAAAAGCCTGCACCAAAAGATAGAAAAACATTATTCCTTCAAGATGAGGCGGGCGTTTGACCAATAAAAAAACTCCCATCACTGTTTGCCAAAAAATCCATAGCAGAAAACTTCCTTCTTGCCCTTCCCAAAAGGCCGAAAAAATATATCTTAAAGGCAGATCTTCGGACGTATGTTGCCATACATAATAGTATTCATACCGGTGGCCTATCATTAAATACAATAGTGTCAAAGATGCCCCAAATACTCCGACAGCATGAATGTAATAAAACAAACGTGCCACCCTGCCTGCAGAAATATCTCCCGAAGTTCTTTGAACATAAAAAAACCATGCGGCTATCAACGAAGCCGCAAAAGCAAGAAATATGAAAATGCTGCCCATCCATCCGGGCCAAAGTAATTCGCCAACGTAGTTAATTTCCATTTTGATTTGTTTCGATCGCTCCGGTTACTTCAACGGTTTGACCATTATTGTATTTAGAGGGGCATTTCATCAAAATCTTTTCAGCAATGAAACTGTCCCCTTGCATATGGCCCGTAACCACAATTTGTTCGCTTCTTTCAAAATCTTGAGGTTTTGTACCAAGATAAATCACTTTTTTTTCCACACTATCTTTGTCAAACATATAAAATGCAAATTGATTGGCATCTTTTACCGGATCATATTCCAAAGGTTTTTCTTTATTCAGATAACCCACCACTTGTACTGTCTTGCCTTGATTTCGGGCTGCGTTTTCGAAATTTTCAAATGTTCCGGCATCAGTCACCGTGCCAATAATTATGGCAACAATGGCAACCAGCAAAATAATCAAAAGAATGTGTGATGTTTTCATGATTTATTTTTATTGCGCAATAATTTCTCCAATTGCGATACTTTTCTGTCCAATAAAAAAATATACACAAACAATACTGCAAAGATAATAATGATACACCCAACCACGACATAAATTTTACCGTTTTGATGCAGCATGTCGGCCATTTCAACAGTTTCGGCGGCCCAAACAGGCAATGACAGTATTAACGATAGGAACAACAAAACTTTATTCTTCATACATACGATTTTCCAAGTTTGTGATTCTGATTCTTAAATTCCAAATCCAATGGGCTATTATCATCCAACCGATCAATGCCGGATAAAAAACAACTCTTAATGTTGCATCCATGTCATATGTGTTAAAACCGGGATTGCCTCCTTTTCCCGGATGCAGAGAATCATTCATTCTTGGTAATACCCCTATGAATATAATCATTAATGCAAATGCAAAGATATTGTAAACGGCACTCAATCGTGCTCTCTTTTCACTATCGGCAATGGACTGACGGATAAAATGATAAGAAAAATACGCCAACATGGTGATGGCAGCGCCATTAAGCTGCGGATCTTTTGTCCACCAAGTCCCCCATGTGTATCTTGCCCATAACATACCGGTCAGCAGACCTGCGACTCCAAAAGCCAAACCTGTGTACGCGGCCTGAGACGCCCTAATATCATCATCAAGCCGGAATGTTTTAAGATATTTGATACTGTAGAACAAAGACACTCCAAACATAAATATCATGCTAAACCACATGGTAACATGATAAAACAAATTTCTTATAGTTTCGTGCAAGATGGGTAAACGTGGCACCTCCTTCAACAAGCCATAAGTCAATGAATAGAACACCAACGCAACACCTGTGAAGTAAATTAATTTTTTCACCTTTAAATTTTATTCGGTCCAAAGGTAAGGAAATAACAAAACTGCAAGTGAAAATATAACGAAATTTAAACCTAAAGGAATAAGCCAAATATATCCGGTTTCTCGTATAACCGGCATATTCAATTGCAACGATAAATTGACCAATGAAATCAATAATGGAATCAATAAAGGCAGGCTTAAAATTGCCATAGATGTTTGCGCTTGATCTGTTTTGGATGAAATGGCCGACATAAAGGTCAATAGACAGGCAATTCCGCTTGCTCCCATTACAATGACATAGATAAAACGCACATCACTTTCAAAGGGATTACCTAAAAACAATGTAAACAACCCATAATTAATAAAGGCAATAACTATGTTAGTAAAAAGATTATAT
This window harbors:
- a CDS encoding heme exporter protein C; protein product: MKKLIYFTGVALVFYSLTYGLLKEVPRLPILHETIRNLFYHVTMWFSMIFMFGVSLFYSIKYLKTFRLDDDIRASQAAYTGLAFGVAGLLTGMLWARYTWGTWWTKDPQLNGAAITMLAYFSYHFIRQSIADSEKRARLSAVYNIFAFALMIIFIGVLPRMNDSLHPGKGGNPGFNTYDMDATLRVVFYPALIGWMIIAHWIWNLRIRITNLENRMYEE